The following proteins are co-located in the Marispirochaeta aestuarii genome:
- a CDS encoding type II toxin-antitoxin system HicB family antitoxin has translation MEKLYSIHLMISKVENGQFLAQSDDIPGLVAQGRTIPEAVEIAQDVARKLIESYMDHGDPIPHSLKPLTDRFELDVPVGV, from the coding sequence ATGGAAAAGCTTTACTCAATTCACTTGATGATTTCCAAGGTTGAAAATGGGCAGTTCCTTGCCCAGTCTGATGACATTCCCGGTCTGGTAGCACAGGGGCGTACCATTCCTGAAGCTGTGGAAATCGCTCAAGATGTCGCCCGAAAACTTATTGAATCCTATATGGATCATGGGGACCCAATCCCACATTCGTTAAAACCACTTACAGATAGGTTTGAACTTGATGTTCCTGTTGGCGTATAA
- a CDS encoding type II toxin-antitoxin system HicA family toxin: protein MGRLAGFNYKKCIKKLRKLGFEFDRGARGSHEIWWNKQTRARTTIPNHPGDIPEGTMKAILKQAGVDTDDFLNI from the coding sequence ATGGGTCGGCTTGCTGGATTCAATTATAAAAAATGTATAAAGAAACTCAGAAAACTCGGCTTTGAATTTGACAGGGGTGCGCGTGGAAGCCACGAGATATGGTGGAATAAGCAAACAAGAGCGCGAACCACAATTCCTAATCACCCAGGGGATATTCCGGAAGGTACCATGAAGGCAATTTTGAAACAGGCCGGTGTGGATACTGATGATTTCTTGAATATATAA
- the gltA gene encoding NADPH-dependent glutamate synthase, which yields MSYIPADKLHEEAIKTVKELEGKELKPKDRLSLPRQEMPSQDPEVRKKNMNEVALGYFEEQVKIEAERCLQCKTAPCISGCPVQIDIPGFIKTAAEGDYEKSLSIIKRTSLLPAICGRVCPQEVQCQLPCTVGKSLKDVDLAVSIGRIERFVADWADAKGKKTVPQVKPETGKKVAIIGSGPASITVAADVRREGHEVHMFEAFHKPGGVMVYGIPEFRLPKRIVADEIEALKEMGVKLETNFLVGRTRKIQDLIDKDGFEAVFIGTGAGLPKFMNIEGENLIGVFSANEYLTRVNLMRAYDKERSATPIYQAKKVAVLGGGNVAMDAARSALRMGAAEVHVLYRRTEKEMPARVEEVAHAKEEGITFHFLRSPKRILEGEKGRVRGLEVLKYELGEPDDSGRRRPVEVKNSNYEMEFDTVIVAIGNNSNPLIEKTTPGLDTNKWGNIVADENGKTSMERVFAGGDIVLGAATVILAMGEGRKAAQSINELLSK from the coding sequence ATGAGCTATATACCCGCCGACAAACTGCACGAGGAAGCCATAAAAACCGTAAAGGAACTGGAAGGAAAGGAGCTAAAGCCCAAAGACCGGCTCTCCCTGCCACGGCAGGAGATGCCCTCCCAGGACCCGGAAGTCAGGAAAAAGAACATGAACGAGGTGGCCCTGGGCTACTTCGAGGAACAGGTCAAAATCGAGGCTGAACGCTGCCTGCAGTGCAAAACCGCTCCCTGCATCTCCGGATGCCCGGTGCAGATCGACATCCCCGGCTTCATCAAGACCGCCGCCGAAGGTGACTACGAAAAGTCCCTCTCCATAATCAAGCGCACAAGTCTTCTTCCCGCCATCTGCGGCCGGGTCTGCCCCCAGGAGGTCCAGTGTCAGCTGCCCTGTACCGTGGGCAAGTCCTTGAAAGACGTTGACCTGGCCGTTTCCATCGGACGGATCGAACGCTTTGTAGCCGACTGGGCGGACGCCAAGGGAAAAAAGACCGTCCCTCAGGTAAAACCCGAAACAGGTAAAAAGGTCGCCATCATCGGTTCAGGCCCGGCCTCCATTACCGTTGCCGCCGACGTTCGCCGGGAAGGCCACGAGGTCCACATGTTCGAAGCCTTCCACAAACCCGGCGGCGTCATGGTCTATGGCATCCCCGAATTCCGGCTTCCCAAACGCATCGTTGCCGACGAGATCGAAGCCCTCAAGGAGATGGGGGTCAAACTCGAGACCAACTTCCTGGTCGGGCGCACCCGGAAAATCCAGGACCTTATAGACAAGGACGGCTTCGAAGCGGTCTTTATCGGTACCGGTGCCGGACTTCCGAAATTCATGAACATCGAAGGCGAAAACCTTATCGGAGTCTTCTCCGCCAACGAGTATCTTACCAGGGTAAACCTGATGCGGGCCTACGACAAGGAACGCTCCGCAACCCCCATCTACCAGGCTAAAAAGGTCGCCGTTCTCGGCGGAGGAAACGTCGCCATGGACGCTGCCCGGAGCGCCCTTCGCATGGGAGCCGCGGAGGTACATGTTCTTTACCGGCGAACCGAAAAGGAGATGCCCGCCCGGGTGGAAGAGGTCGCCCATGCCAAGGAGGAAGGAATCACCTTTCACTTCCTGCGCAGTCCAAAACGCATCCTGGAGGGAGAAAAGGGCCGGGTACGGGGCCTCGAGGTCCTTAAATACGAGCTGGGAGAACCCGACGATTCAGGAAGGCGCCGACCCGTGGAAGTCAAGAACTCCAACTACGAAATGGAGTTCGACACCGTTATAGTGGCCATCGGAAACAACTCGAACCCCCTCATCGAGAAGACCACCCCGGGACTCGATACAAATAAGTGGGGCAACATCGTGGCTGACGAAAACGGAAAGACCAGCATGGAACGGGTATTCGCCGGCGGCGACATCGTACTGGGAGCAGCCACGGTAATCCTCGCCATGGGAGAAGGCCGTAAAGCCGCCCAGAGCATCAACGAGCTGCTGTCAAAATAA